The following are encoded together in the Corticium candelabrum chromosome 1, ooCorCand1.1, whole genome shotgun sequence genome:
- the LOC134197295 gene encoding aspartate beta-hydroxylase domain-containing protein 2-like — MDPTTFLCFGVFLFVIYKFIWRWATFAKRKESNHVDSCESVSCVRCKAYDRILEISAIRYKESHLTHTPSKRVKRAVTERCISRNPIPDDWLSDGQHPNVFMIPGLRALPWHDIREFGRALDVVQSSEMIDVLRKEFQELVFHSSSLWQTNRTPSGQWKVCHLVNQGQQVEQTSAICTNSMSMLKRLQPGCCMINNIFGNASFSVVQPGCHISPHSGPTNIRLRCHVPLFVPAKCTLRVHTSQRSWVEGECLIFDDSFEHEVWHHGDDGYGDRVVFMFDMWHPDLALEERAVIDDLFAPDSANRHN, encoded by the exons ATGGACCCTACaacatttctttgttttggaGTCTTTCTCTTTGTTATCTATAAGTTTATTTGGAG ATGGGCAACATTTGCAAAACGAAAGGAAAGTAATCATGTCGACTCGTGTGAGTCTGTCAGTTGTGTCCGTTGCAAAGCGTACGATAGAATACTAGAGATATCAGCTATCCGTTATAAAGAGTCACATCTGACACACACTCCTAGCAAACGTGTGAAACGAGCGGTTACAGAGCGTTGTATCTCACGAAATCCCATTCCAGACGACTGGCTGTCCGATGGACAACATCCCAACGTTTTTATGATTCCAGGACTGCGAGCTTTGCCGTGGCACGACATACGGGAATTCGGTCGCGCCCTCGATGTTGTACAGAGTTCAGAGATGATTGATGTGTTAAGAAAGGAATTTCAAGAACTAGTTTTTCATTCGTCGTCTTTATGGCAGACCAACAGGACTCCTTCGGGTCAATGGAAAGTGTGTCATCTAGTGAATCAAGGACAGCAGGTTGAACAAACCTCTGCCATTTGTACTAACAGCATGTCAATGCTGAAACGATTGCAACCAGGCTGCTGCATGATCAATAACATATTTGGGAATGCTAGTTTCTCTGTTGTCCAACCTGGCTGCCATATTAGTCCTCACAGTGGGCCAACAAACATTCGTCTTCGCTGCCATGTCCCTTTATTTGTGCCCGCTAAGTGCACATTGAGAGTTCACACCTCACAGAGATCGTGGGTGGAAGGAGAATGTTTGATATTTGATGATTCGTTTGAACATGAAGTATGGCATCACGGGGACGATGGGTATGGAGACAGAGTAGTATTTATGTTTGATATGTGGCATCCAGACCTAGCACTAGAAGAAAGAGCAGTCATAGATGACCTATTTGCTCCTGATAGTGCAAACAGACATAATTAA